One Streptococcus gallolyticus subsp. gallolyticus DSM 16831 DNA window includes the following coding sequences:
- the mscL gene encoding large conductance mechanosensitive channel protein MscL: MIKELKEFLFKANVLDLAVAVVIGAAFNAIVTSLVEDVITPLFLNPALKAAGVEKIAELSWHGVAYGSFLSAVINFLIVGTTLFFIVKAANAASAFGKKQDEVEEEAAPTQEELLTEIRDLLKEK; encoded by the coding sequence ATGATTAAAGAACTCAAAGAGTTTTTGTTCAAGGCCAATGTCCTTGACCTTGCTGTCGCTGTTGTTATTGGTGCAGCTTTCAACGCTATTGTAACATCTCTTGTTGAAGATGTTATCACTCCACTTTTCCTTAACCCTGCTTTGAAAGCAGCTGGTGTGGAAAAAATTGCAGAACTTTCTTGGCATGGTGTTGCCTATGGTAGTTTCTTAAGCGCTGTTATTAATTTTCTAATTGTTGGTACAACCCTCTTCTTCATCGTTAAAGCTGCTAACGCTGCTTCTGCTTTTGGTAAAAAACAAGATGAAGTGGAAGAAGAAGCCGCACCTACACAAGAAGAACTTCTTACAGAAATCCGCGATTTGTTGAAAGAAAAATAA
- the rpsU gene encoding 30S ribosomal protein S21: MSKTVVRKNESLDDALRRFKRSVTKAGTLQESRKREFYEKPSVKRKRKSEAARKRKKF; this comes from the coding sequence ATGTCAAAAACAGTAGTACGTAAAAACGAATCACTTGACGATGCACTTCGTCGTTTCAAACGTTCTGTGACTAAAGCTGGGACTCTTCAAGAATCACGTAAGCGTGAATTCTACGAAAAACCTTCTGTGAAACGTAAACGCAAATCAGAAGCAGCTCGCAAACGTAAAAAATTCTAA
- a CDS encoding ISLre2 family transposase: protein MVVMRFDERGFAEELDKQREYEFLKRVSDYDKQMAPAMRANGYKRVDSSERTVLFTFGEITFSRNRWRRGNETRYPVDDWLGLKKYQRCSLELMYHLARYASEMSYRQVCRMIKLSYRLDITKDTVLKAVKLTGQLFSEKSHYRYFVEEHVPEKIKAPIIYVEGDGVLVKTTSKNNEKHNTDLAHFLIHTGTQKVHGRSALLNKHEIIHTDYDIAREELLDYLYNHFEITDQTILVTNSDNGKGYTRRVFQNIQKALKIKRHEHFWDAYHVKEKLKQFFKPYPRVLQDLAFKAVQTHDRKLLKTVLDTTEALILDEEDHYDFQNFRQKLLDNFKDTKPAQLRGLSLNGIGSMESQHRQVTYRMKHRGMYWSIKGACAMAKLILVERIDQLEELFFGAWRKDYQYYHAKRLGVGPLGDRANNDPFPSQKILKRGGKYIGYDRQQYKY, encoded by the coding sequence ATGGTTGTAATGAGATTTGATGAAAGAGGATTCGCTGAAGAACTAGATAAACAACGTGAGTATGAGTTCTTAAAACGAGTATCAGACTACGATAAGCAAATGGCGCCAGCTATGCGAGCCAATGGTTATAAAAGGGTAGACAGTAGTGAACGAACCGTATTATTTACATTCGGTGAAATCACCTTTTCAAGAAACCGATGGCGCAGGGGAAATGAGACACGTTATCCTGTTGATGATTGGCTGGGCTTAAAGAAATATCAGAGGTGTTCTCTTGAACTAATGTATCACCTTGCTAGATATGCTTCAGAAATGTCTTATCGCCAAGTTTGTCGAATGATTAAACTATCTTATCGCTTAGATATTACGAAAGACACTGTTCTAAAGGCTGTTAAATTAACAGGACAATTATTCTCTGAAAAGAGTCATTATCGTTATTTCGTAGAAGAGCATGTCCCAGAAAAAATCAAAGCACCGATTATTTACGTTGAGGGTGATGGTGTTCTGGTGAAAACAACTTCTAAAAATAACGAGAAACATAACACAGATTTAGCACACTTTCTGATTCATACAGGAACCCAAAAAGTACACGGCCGATCAGCATTGCTTAATAAACATGAAATTATTCATACTGATTATGATATAGCCAGAGAAGAGTTATTAGATTACCTTTATAATCATTTTGAAATCACTGACCAAACCATTTTAGTGACTAACTCAGACAATGGCAAGGGCTATACCAGACGTGTCTTTCAAAATATTCAAAAGGCGCTCAAAATTAAACGTCACGAACACTTTTGGGATGCCTACCATGTGAAAGAAAAACTTAAACAATTTTTTAAACCCTATCCAAGAGTCCTCCAAGATTTGGCTTTTAAAGCGGTTCAGACGCACGATCGAAAATTATTAAAAACGGTTTTAGATACCACTGAGGCTTTAATCCTTGATGAAGAAGACCATTATGATTTTCAAAATTTTCGTCAGAAATTACTTGATAATTTTAAGGATACCAAACCAGCTCAATTAAGAGGCTTATCGCTGAATGGCATTGGCAGTATGGAAAGTCAACATCGACAAGTCACTTATCGGATGAAACATCGTGGGATGTACTGGTCAATCAAAGGTGCCTGTGCAATGGCAAAGCTTATTCTTGTAGAGAGAATTGATCAATTAGAGGAACTTTTCTTTGGGGCTTGGCGCAAAGACTATCAGTATTATCATGCTAAACGTTTAGGAGTGGGACCTTTAGGGGATCGTGCTAATAACGATCCGTTTCCATCACAGAAAATTTTGAAAAGGGGTGGGAAGTATATCGGTTATGACCGTCAACAATATAAATACTAA